From one Lycium ferocissimum isolate CSIRO_LF1 chromosome 5, AGI_CSIRO_Lferr_CH_V1, whole genome shotgun sequence genomic stretch:
- the LOC132057761 gene encoding villin-1-like, whose protein sequence is MHFLVEFVSRGLPSVVYISYVVWGLSHWRGVYPELRVAAGRSLDTKDITIVFESTGEERADAISHMIALVNATKGDPAMAQIVDGSEPTLFLLIVKTLITFKGGKTTRYKRSIMEKGVVDDTFDDTKTALFRIQGASPHNMQAIQVDLAAISLNSSYCYILKTERFTFTWIGNLSKSGDLGYVDRMLEFINPTWQPVMVREGSEPDIFWTALEGKVEYSRDKEIKGYVDSPQLFVCTASEDNFKVKEIYNFSQDDLTTEDVLILNCHHEICVWIGRNSHIDKKRALDFGLKFLEMETPDGVHPQKTPVYVVNEGCEPPFFTRFFDWDFSRANVSLVSSCMLITFAFSFLCLDCFNNFNSLEKSMPAKRKAIAVQNGKTATGRWVEQEPPTNLEEGESHNEALSRTSHILPILEGHEGASAPAPLPPIPPSGASGQQMTEAT, encoded by the exons ATGCATTTCTTGGTCGAGTTCGTCTCACGAGGCTTGCCTAGTGTGGTTTACATCTCCTATGTTGTTTGGGGGCTATCACACTGGAGAGGGGTTTACCCAGAGCTTCGGGTAGCGGCTGGGCGTTCCCTTGATACCAAAGATATAACCATTGTTTTTGAGAGTACAGGG GAAGAGAGGGCTGATGCTATTTCTCATATGATTGCTCTTGTCAATGCAACCAAGGGAGATCCGGCAATG GCTCAGATCGTCGATGGGAGTGAACCAACTCTATTTCTCTTAATTGTCAAGACGTTGATTACTTTTAAG GGTGGTAAAACTACAAGGTATAAGAGGTCTATCATGGAGAAAGGTGTTGTAGATGATACCTTTGATGACACTAAGACAGCTCTCTTTCGGATCCAAGGAGCTAGCCCCCATAACATGCAAGCTATCCAAGTTGATCTA GCAGCAATTTCTCTTAATTCATCCTACTGTTACATCCTGAAGACTGAGAGATTTACATTTACTTGGATTGGGAATCTCTCCAAATCCGGAGACCTTGGTTATGTCGACAGAATGCTAGAGTTTATAAAT CCAACATGGCAACCTGTAATGGTTCGGGAAGGTAGTGAACCTGATATTTTCTGGACTGCACTTGAAGGGAAGGTGGAGTACTCTAGGGACAAAGAAATCAAAGGGTATGTGGACAGTCCACAGTTGTTTGTATGTACTGCATCTGAAG ACAACTTTAAG GTGAAAGAAATATACAATTTCTCCCAGGACGATTTGACTACTGAAGATGTACTTATACTAAACTGTCATCATGAAATTTGTGTCTGGATAGGGCGCAATTCCCACATCGATAAGAAAAGAGCTCTTGATTTCGGTCTG AAGTTCCTTGAGATGGAGACTCCAGATGGTGTGCATCCTCAAAAGACTCCTGTTTACGTTGTTAATGAAGGATGTGAGCCGCCATTCTTTACTCGTTTTTTTGATTGGGACTTCTCAAGGGCAAATGTAAGCCTAGTTTCCAGTTGCATGTTAATTACTTTTGCATTTTCTTTTCTGTGTCTTGAttgttttaataattttaattccCTTGAAAAAT cgatgccggcaAAGAGGAAAGCAATAGCTGTCCAGAATGGCAAGACTGCGACAGGAAGGTGGGTTGAACAAGAGCCACCGACAAAtttagaagagggtgagtcccataatgaggctctgTCTCGGACTTCTCACATTCTGCCTATTTTAGAGGGgcatgaaggggcctcagctccagctccactGCCTCCAATTCCTCCatcgggtgcttcgggtcagcagatgaccgaggctaCTTAG